The DNA window AGAAACAGTTGAAAAGGTATGCAAAAAATTATTTTCTTTTTTTTATTGATATTTACAGCTGGTCACGCCCAATCAAAGTCAACAGGAGTGGTATCGTTGAATGCCGATATGACGGCAAAATTGACGTTGGATAATCCAAGTTCAAAAGTGACCTTAGTAGTGACAGGTCCTGTCGATAAATGGTCGTCATTAAGCTTGGGGACAAGTTCGTCAACGACGAGTGGAGATGTTTATGTCTATACGGCATCGGTTACAACCAATATCAATATGTCATCTGCCCCAACAGAGCAATGGAAGACGATCTCAAATACCGTGGCAGCTGGTAAAAGAACAGTAACCTTGGAACGAACCTTAACCAATTCAGATTTAAATGATTTTCAACTGGGTTTTGACGCAACAAATTCAATTGATTTGGTTTGGTCACTTTCAGGTGCTGCTATTGCGACTGCTCCCAATCCAAACAGAGGTTCTACCACAGCTACTTTTACTACTAATTTAGGGGTAGAAGAGGTCGCATTTGATGACAAAGTAATACTATATCCCAATCCATCTTCGAGCGAAGTGTTTATTAAAACCAAAACAAATTTATCTAGGGTTACTATTTACAGTCAAGCAGGAGCATTGGTAAAAACGGTGAAAATTAATGATAATGGCCTCGAGGCAAAAGTAAATGTGACTGATTTACCGAAAGCGCTTTACATTTTTGAATTGGAGAATGAAACCGAAAAATCCTGGAAACAGGTCCTAGTCAATTAATAGTTTATTAAGAATGAAAATAGTAATAAAATACTGTGCCCTTTTAGTTTCGTTGCTCTTTGTGACCTTATCTTTTGCTCAAATTAGACTTCCAAAGTTGGTGAGTAATGGCATGGTTTTGCAACGTGATGCCAATCTTAAGATTTGGGGTTGGGCTGCGCCGAATGAAGCTATTGCAATAAATTTTATCAATTCAGATTATCAGGTTACTGCCAATGCATCAGGAAATTGGGAATTGAAATTAC is part of the Flavobacterium nackdongense genome and encodes:
- a CDS encoding T9SS type A sorting domain-containing protein, which encodes MQKIIFFFLLIFTAGHAQSKSTGVVSLNADMTAKLTLDNPSSKVTLVVTGPVDKWSSLSLGTSSSTTSGDVYVYTASVTTNINMSSAPTEQWKTISNTVAAGKRTVTLERTLTNSDLNDFQLGFDATNSIDLVWSLSGAAIATAPNPNRGSTTATFTTNLGVEEVAFDDKVILYPNPSSSEVFIKTKTNLSRVTIYSQAGALVKTVKINDNGLEAKVNVTDLPKALYIFELENETEKSWKQVLVN